A genomic segment from Anas platyrhynchos isolate ZD024472 breed Pekin duck chromosome 5, IASCAAS_PekinDuck_T2T, whole genome shotgun sequence encodes:
- the CLEC14A gene encoding LOW QUALITY PROTEIN: C-type lectin domain family 14 member A (The sequence of the model RefSeq protein was modified relative to this genomic sequence to represent the inferred CDS: inserted 2 bases in 1 codon), translating into MRSGQLSQNMSVPSVLASVCLMFWVRRGCPASPNPRPLSSEGTAAAAGPPALAVPLGARAGTGTFPPSPHRRWSPASRGRANASSLPANKRRMPRSSPALDTLPPAAPGGGPWALGGPSRAGPSRAPXHSRRGSPRPSATMRRAGPCCLLLVAACALGRPQPPTAVRCQEAGACFSAHLANASYGEARSACGRRRGHLAWVGSEPELQLLLALLAEVAAGPGLFWVGLKRNVSACTDGEQPLRGFSWEGSVDGAAPREVPAALGRWVKEPVRSCISARCAGLRLAAAATTGRDWGWQEQNCQRQSLGYACRYEHEGACPDLRPAAALGLDYRLPFAEHSAAPGFSPPGTVLSVACRGGEVLLSCQPQPGGFAWKGTDEPVCPCPFGYLRPGTGQCAPAAECRDASGGLACDCAPGGPDGAPCADPGAAPTAAGGGRLSTPGPGGSPGPPVTPPAGREQPAAPPPSSTSSSAYSSSSNYVFILVTVAVVVLVILVMTVLGVFKVCFNKKPEDGGDKEAAAGGSKAEAGGAEPRGAAGGE; encoded by the exons ATGCGTTCAGGCCAACTTTCTCAAAACATGAGTGTGCCATCAGTTCTGGCGAGTGTTTGCCTGATGTTTTGGGTTCGGCGGGGCTGCCCTGCTTCACCTAACCCTCGTCCCCTCAGTTCTGAAGGCACGGCCGCCGCCGCTGGTCCTCCGGCCCTCGCTGTCCCTCTCGGAGCCAGGGCGGGCACCGGGACTTTTCCACCCTCTCCCCACCGCCGCTGGAGCCCCGCCAGCCGGGGCCGGGCCAACGCTTCCTCGCTGCCCGCCAACAAACGGAGGATGCCGAGGTCAAGCCCGGCTCTTGACACGCTTCCTCCGGCGGCCCCCGGGGGAGGGCCGTGGGCGCTGGGTGGGCCAagccgagccgggccgagccgagctCC CCACAGCCGCCGGGGCAGCCCTCGCCCCTCGGCGACGATGAGGCGGGCCgggccctgctgcctgctcctggtcGCTGCCTGCGCCCTGGGGCGGCCCCAGCCGCCCACCGCCGTACGCTGCCAGGAGGCCGGCGCCTGCTTCAGCGCCCACCTCGCCAACGCCTCGTACGGCGAGGCCCGGAGCGCCTGCGGCCGCCGACGGGGCCACCTGGCCTGGGTGGGCAGCGAgccggagctgcagctgctgctggcgctgctggcggaggtggcggcggggcccgggctCTTCTGGGTCGGGCTGAAGAGGAACGTGTCCGCCTGCACCGACGGCGAGCAGCCGCTCCGCGGCTTCTCCTGGGAGGGCTCCGTCGacggggcggccccgcgggaGGTGCCGGCGGCGCTCGGCCGCTGGGTGAAGGAGCCCGTGCGGAGCTGCATCTCCGCCCGCTGCGCCGGGCTGCGCCTGGCGGCGGCCGCCACAACCGGCCGGGactggggctggcaggagcagaactgccagcGGCAGAGCCTGGGCTACGCCTGCAGGTACGAGCACGAGGGCGCCTGCCCCGACctccgccccgccgccgccctcgGCCTCGACTACCGCCTGCCCTTCGCCGAGCACAGCGCCGCCCCCGGCTTCAGCCCGCCGGGCACCGTGCTCTCCGTGGCGTGCCGCGGCGGCGAggtgctgctctcctgccagccccagcccggcgGCTTCGCTTGGAAGGGCACGGACGAGCCCGTCTGCCCCTGCCCCTTTGGCTACCTGCGGCCCGGCACCGGGCAGTGCGCCCCGGCCGCCGAGTGCCGCGATGCCAGCGGCGGCCTCGCCTGTGACTGTGCCCCGGGCGGCCCGGACGGGGCGCCCTGTGCGGACCCGGGGGCGGCCCCCACAGCTGCGGGCGGCGGCCGTCTCTCCACACCGGGTCCCGGCGGCTCCCCGGGGCCGCCCGTCACGCCGCCCGCCGGCCGGGAGCAGCCGGCAGCCCCGCCGCCTTCCTCCACCTCGTCCTCCGCCTACTCCTCATCCTCCAACTACGTCTTCATCCTGGTGACGGTGgcggtggtggtgctggtgatCCTGGTCATGACCGTCCTGGGGGTCTTCAAGGTGTGTTTCAACAAGAAGCCGGAGGACGGCGGGGAcaaggaggcggcggcgggcggcagcAAGGCGGAGGCGGGCGGCGCGGAGCCGCGAGGGGCAGCGGGCGGCGAGTAG